A single window of Chlamydiales bacterium DNA harbors:
- a CDS encoding glycosyltransferase family 9 protein: MSCKTGFKNSVIKALSSCFKGKKRAPADERRFLVVSTTGLGDTLWGVPAIRALRQNFPGAYIAVLTSPVGGELLKNNRMINELFVLKKPHLFSILSHFFQLRKRKIETILLFHASQRIVFPFCAFLNPHELIGTRGINKGLDILFSKTLENIPIHEVERRLKIVKETGAEILDPSLEFTLSPEDEKRAERFLKEKQISPILPLVGIHPGSKDEFKRWPEEHFIEVGNRLVNHLGCQVVVTGNRSEKELVERIASKIRGAVAMTGELGLGPLAALIGRFSLMLSNDTGPMHIAFAMKTPTVALFAPTDPKLCGPYYAPRSVPIYKKRTCTPCLRKKCAAPFCLLQISPQEVYDAALTLFYQAGAEKHV; encoded by the coding sequence TTGAGTTGTAAGACAGGCTTTAAGAACTCTGTGATTAAAGCTCTCTCCTCCTGTTTCAAGGGGAAGAAGAGAGCTCCTGCGGATGAGCGCCGCTTTCTTGTCGTGAGCACGACGGGTCTCGGAGACACTCTCTGGGGAGTTCCCGCCATCCGTGCGCTGCGTCAGAACTTTCCTGGCGCCTACATCGCAGTGCTCACAAGTCCTGTCGGAGGCGAGCTTCTCAAAAACAACCGGATGATCAACGAGCTCTTCGTGCTGAAAAAGCCGCACCTCTTCTCGATCCTCTCCCACTTTTTCCAGCTGCGAAAGCGCAAGATCGAGACGATCCTACTCTTTCACGCCTCTCAGCGCATCGTCTTCCCCTTCTGTGCTTTTTTAAATCCGCACGAGCTAATTGGAACCCGCGGAATTAACAAGGGGCTCGATATCCTATTCTCTAAAACGCTTGAAAATATACCTATCCACGAAGTTGAACGGCGCCTAAAAATCGTGAAGGAGACTGGAGCTGAGATCCTGGATCCCTCTCTGGAGTTCACACTCTCACCCGAGGATGAGAAGCGCGCCGAACGTTTTTTAAAAGAGAAGCAGATCTCTCCCATACTGCCACTGGTCGGTATTCACCCCGGCTCAAAAGATGAGTTTAAGAGGTGGCCCGAAGAGCACTTCATCGAAGTGGGAAATCGGCTCGTGAACCATCTTGGCTGCCAAGTTGTTGTCACGGGAAACAGATCTGAAAAAGAGCTAGTTGAGCGTATCGCCTCTAAAATCCGAGGCGCCGTCGCTATGACAGGTGAGCTCGGTTTGGGTCCGCTGGCAGCTCTCATCGGAAGGTTCTCTCTGATGCTCAGCAACGACACTGGCCCCATGCATATCGCGTTTGCGATGAAGACGCCAACTGTTGCGCTCTTTGCTCCTACAGATCCAAAACTCTGCGGCCCCTACTACGCTCCGAGAAGCGTTCCTATCTACAAAAAGCGCACCTGCACCCCGTGTCTGCGCAAAAAGTGCGCCGCCCCTTTTTGCCTCTTGCAAATCTCTCCGCAGGAAGTTTACGATGCGGCACTCACTCTCTTTTATCAGGCAGGAGCCGAAAAGCATGTCTAA
- the pyrB gene encoding aspartate carbamoyltransferase, whose amino-acid sequence MSKKKSTQTLENRSLISIADLSKEEIEKLLKSAAQFKKSPPKNLLQGQILASCFFEPSTRTRLSFEAAMLKLGGQVIGFSDASSTSMKKGESLSDSMKIIGGLSDLIVIRHPMEGAARLASQSTTKPVINAGDGANQHPTQTLLDLFSIKECQGRLEGLNVAIVGDLKYGRTVHSLAYAAALFDMRLYFVSPEELTLPETVLQQLRKMRGKFSFHHTIEEVIGKVDILYMTRLQKERFDESVYEKVKESYILKEALLKKAQKHLKVLHPLPRVNEIEISIDKTPYAYYFQQAENGLFVRQALLAHILGKK is encoded by the coding sequence ATGTCTAAAAAGAAAAGCACTCAAACTCTTGAGAATCGCAGTCTGATCTCCATTGCCGATCTCTCCAAAGAGGAGATTGAAAAGCTGCTTAAATCGGCTGCGCAGTTCAAGAAGAGTCCTCCCAAAAATCTGCTTCAAGGCCAGATTCTCGCAAGCTGCTTTTTCGAGCCTTCAACACGCACGCGCCTCTCATTTGAAGCTGCGATGCTAAAACTCGGTGGCCAGGTAATCGGCTTCTCCGATGCCAGTTCGACATCGATGAAAAAAGGCGAATCTCTAAGCGATTCGATGAAGATCATCGGAGGGCTCTCCGACCTAATCGTGATTCGCCATCCGATGGAGGGAGCAGCTCGCCTTGCAAGCCAATCGACAACAAAGCCCGTCATCAATGCGGGCGATGGCGCAAACCAGCACCCCACCCAGACGCTGCTCGACCTCTTCTCGATCAAAGAGTGCCAAGGAAGACTGGAAGGGTTAAATGTCGCCATCGTGGGCGATCTAAAATATGGCAGGACGGTCCACTCTCTCGCTTACGCGGCAGCGCTCTTCGACATGCGCCTCTACTTCGTCTCACCGGAAGAGCTTACGCTTCCTGAAACAGTCTTGCAGCAACTGAGAAAGATGCGAGGAAAGTTCTCCTTCCACCACACGATCGAAGAGGTCATAGGAAAGGTAGACATTCTCTACATGACAAGGCTTCAGAAAGAGCGGTTTGACGAATCGGTCTACGAGAAGGTGAAAGAGAGCTACATTCTGAAAGAGGCTCTTCTTAAAAAGGCGCAGAAGCATCTAAAGGTGCTGCATCCTCTTCCACGCGTGAACGAGATCGAAATCTCAATCGATAAAACTCCATACGCCTACTACTTTCAGCAAGCGGAAAATGGGCTCTTTGTACGCCAAGCTCTTTTAGCTCACATCCTGGGCAAGAAATAG
- the pyrI gene encoding aspartate carbamoyltransferase regulatory subunit: MEKKVSVSAIRDGTVIDHITQGSALIIIRLLKLPRDQNRVTVGLNLSSRSMGFKDLIKIENCFLTEKEANDIAVFAPEATLSIIRDYKVQQKMKARLPDVLENILVCANPCCITRKEPVNTLFYVEEFKQKIFLRCGFCEKLFERSEIRDYKT; encoded by the coding sequence ATGGAAAAAAAAGTCTCTGTATCAGCAATTCGCGATGGCACAGTGATCGACCACATCACTCAGGGATCTGCACTCATCATCATCCGCCTGCTTAAACTACCGCGCGATCAGAATCGCGTGACTGTAGGGTTGAACCTCTCTTCTCGATCCATGGGATTTAAGGATCTAATCAAGATAGAGAACTGCTTTCTGACAGAGAAAGAAGCCAATGACATCGCCGTCTTTGCACCTGAGGCGACACTCAGCATCATCCGCGATTATAAAGTTCAGCAGAAGATGAAAGCGCGCCTACCAGACGTTCTCGAAAACATTCTCGTCTGTGCAAACCCCTGCTGCATCACGCGCAAAGAGCCCGTAAACACTCTTTTCTATGTTGAAGAATTCAAACAGAAGATCTTCCTGCGCTGCGGCTTCTGTGAAAAACTTTTTGAACGCAGTGAAATTCGGGATTACAAGACGTGA
- the pyrC gene encoding dihydroorotase, translating into MIEIKNARTIDGKTIDKQIPSSEHRVIDASGLTLFPGLIDPHVHFRTPGLEHKENWMSGARAAIRGGITTVFDMPNTQPPTTTRERLLEKKQLIDKQLQEVDIPLRYQLYFGADKNHFDEIHKCKPDIVAIKVFMGSSTGELLMDDDSSLHAIFSLAKSLDLMVAVHAEDEALIHQRKELFVGQTAPETHSKLRSRDVAIRATQHAIALAQLYHTRLYILHVSTKEEVELIAQAKKEKVNVFAETTPHHLFLTEESYKKFGTKVQMNPPIRTQEDCEGLWRGILQGAIDTIGSDHAPHTLEEKSKPYGLAPSGIPGIETTLPLLLDAHHKGRLSLPQIVRLMRERILEIFRLPSNDDFVLVDLAKVKTVKDEELKTRAGWSPYAGWELKGWPVYTIVKGRVYESG; encoded by the coding sequence GTGATTGAGATTAAAAATGCACGCACGATAGACGGTAAAACTATCGACAAGCAGATCCCCTCCTCTGAACATCGAGTCATCGATGCCAGCGGGCTCACTCTTTTTCCAGGACTTATCGATCCACATGTACACTTCCGCACCCCAGGCCTCGAACACAAAGAGAACTGGATGAGCGGAGCAAGAGCTGCGATCCGCGGCGGCATCACCACCGTGTTCGATATGCCCAATACGCAGCCTCCTACAACGACAAGAGAGCGTCTGCTCGAAAAAAAACAGCTGATCGACAAGCAGCTTCAAGAGGTCGATATCCCCCTGCGCTATCAACTCTATTTTGGCGCGGATAAGAACCATTTTGATGAGATCCACAAGTGCAAGCCCGATATCGTCGCAATTAAAGTTTTCATGGGCTCATCAACTGGAGAGCTGCTTATGGATGACGATAGCAGCCTGCATGCGATATTCAGTCTCGCAAAAAGCCTCGATCTCATGGTTGCAGTCCACGCTGAAGATGAGGCGCTCATCCACCAGCGGAAAGAGCTCTTTGTTGGGCAGACTGCACCCGAGACGCACTCAAAGCTCCGAAGCCGAGATGTGGCAATCAGAGCCACCCAGCACGCAATCGCCCTCGCTCAGCTCTACCACACACGCCTCTACATCCTTCACGTGAGCACAAAGGAGGAGGTCGAGCTGATTGCTCAAGCAAAGAAAGAGAAGGTAAACGTCTTTGCAGAGACGACACCTCACCACCTCTTCCTCACAGAAGAGAGCTACAAGAAGTTTGGCACTAAAGTTCAGATGAATCCTCCAATTCGCACGCAAGAGGATTGTGAAGGCCTCTGGAGAGGGATTCTGCAGGGAGCAATCGACACCATCGGCTCCGATCACGCCCCTCATACTTTAGAAGAGAAGAGCAAGCCTTATGGCCTGGCACCTTCTGGCATTCCCGGTATCGAGACGACCCTGCCCCTTCTCTTAGATGCTCACCACAAGGGGCGTCTTTCGCTTCCTCAGATCGTCCGCCTCATGCGGGAGCGCATCCTCGAGATCTTCCGCCTCCCCTCGAATGACGATTTTGTTCTTGTCGATCTCGCCAAAGTAAAAACAGTTAAAGATGAAGAGCTCAAAACAAGAGCGGGCTGGTCTCCCTATGCTGGATGGGAGCTAAAGGGGTGGCCAGTATATACGATAGTCAAAGGGAGGGTTTATGAGTCGGGATAG
- a CDS encoding tRNA-dihydrouridine synthase, which yields MSRDSLPNWYPENPPIYDIHKTYLDNALHGPFFKGEPPARIFPPKSEWIDFLDVKIASRLGVPAGPLLTANWIKLAANLGFDVVTYKTIRSRQHPAHPLPNMIYVDTHGSTNVEGEEEKRAAQTALLPSDIEQLAVTNSFGMPSMAPDFLMQDIARANSYLKAGQVMIVSVVGTPRPNEDFRDDFVQAARFAKEAGAKIIEANFSCPNVEKSEGCLYMSPQTVLDIASALVKAIHPTPLILKMGVFSNEKQMRDVLIASAKAGVRAVEGINSVSMRVVNEKKEPALGQSRLTSGICGGPIRQAALHFIRQAAQINKKEKLGLTLIGCGGITAPAHFDHFLEAGAEVAMSATGMMWDPYLALKYHQSR from the coding sequence ATGAGTCGGGATAGTTTGCCTAACTGGTATCCAGAGAATCCTCCAATTTATGACATCCACAAGACCTATTTAGATAACGCACTCCATGGCCCTTTTTTTAAAGGCGAGCCACCAGCTCGCATCTTCCCTCCTAAAAGCGAGTGGATCGATTTTCTAGACGTAAAAATCGCCTCTCGTCTTGGAGTGCCTGCAGGACCTCTACTCACTGCAAACTGGATTAAACTCGCAGCGAATCTCGGCTTTGATGTCGTCACCTATAAAACGATCCGCAGCAGACAGCATCCCGCGCATCCCCTTCCAAATATGATCTATGTCGATACACATGGAAGCACGAATGTAGAGGGAGAAGAGGAGAAGCGCGCCGCCCAGACAGCTCTGCTTCCCTCCGATATCGAGCAGCTTGCCGTTACAAACTCCTTTGGCATGCCATCGATGGCTCCCGACTTTTTAATGCAGGATATCGCCCGCGCAAATAGCTATTTAAAAGCTGGCCAGGTGATGATCGTCTCTGTTGTGGGAACTCCGCGCCCAAATGAAGATTTCCGAGATGATTTCGTTCAAGCTGCCCGTTTTGCAAAAGAGGCGGGCGCTAAAATCATCGAAGCGAACTTCTCCTGTCCTAATGTCGAGAAGAGCGAAGGTTGCCTCTACATGTCTCCACAGACTGTTCTGGATATTGCAAGCGCTCTAGTTAAGGCGATTCATCCCACCCCTCTGATTCTGAAGATGGGAGTCTTTTCAAACGAAAAGCAGATGCGAGATGTCCTTATCGCCTCTGCAAAAGCAGGCGTGCGCGCTGTTGAAGGGATTAATAGTGTGAGTATGCGTGTCGTTAATGAGAAAAAAGAGCCAGCTCTGGGGCAGAGCAGGCTCACGTCAGGGATATGCGGAGGGCCCATCAGACAGGCGGCGCTCCACTTCATCAGGCAAGCGGCCCAGATTAATAAAAAAGAAAAATTAGGGCTTACCCTCATCGGCTGCGGAGGAATCACTGCTCCAGCACATTTCGATCACTTCCTAGAAGCAGGAGCTGAAGTTGCCATGAGCGCAACCGGCATGATGTGGGACCCCTATCTCGCCCTCAAATACCACCAATCCAGATAA
- a CDS encoding orotate phosphoribosyltransferase has protein sequence MNTRQLALALFEIQAIKFGSFTLKSGLESPIYLDLRLIISFPSLLKEISEMMWKKAENLSFDLVCGVPYTALPLATCLSVLHDVPMILRRKEVKEYGTKKRIEGVFEQGQSCLILEDVITTGSSILETCHSLSEEGLQVKDAIVIVDRQQGARTHLQEKGIRTHSLTTLSELVNLLYDSQKIDRQLFQTSMSVLQQ, from the coding sequence ATGAATACCCGTCAGCTAGCTCTCGCCCTTTTTGAAATTCAAGCAATAAAATTTGGCTCTTTTACGTTAAAGAGCGGCCTTGAATCTCCCATCTATCTCGACCTTCGCCTCATCATCTCCTTCCCCTCTCTTCTCAAAGAGATCTCAGAAATGATGTGGAAAAAGGCTGAAAATCTCTCTTTTGATCTGGTCTGCGGCGTGCCCTACACCGCCCTTCCCCTTGCCACTTGCCTCTCTGTTCTGCATGACGTTCCGATGATTCTGCGCCGCAAAGAGGTAAAAGAGTATGGAACAAAAAAGAGAATTGAAGGGGTCTTCGAGCAGGGACAATCCTGTCTTATTCTCGAAGATGTCATCACAACTGGAAGCAGCATCTTAGAGACGTGCCACTCTCTTTCTGAAGAGGGGCTACAAGTAAAAGATGCCATTGTTATCGTCGATCGTCAGCAAGGAGCAAGAACTCATCTCCAAGAAAAAGGGATCCGCACCCACTCTTTAACCACACTTTCAGAACTCGTAAACCTTCTCTACGACTCGCAAAAAATCGATCGCCAGCTCTTTCAAACAAGCATGAGTGTGCTGCAACAATGA
- the pyrF gene encoding orotidine-5'-phosphate decarboxylase produces MKPLSYGERGNLCQNPTAKKLFRIMEEKRTNLCVSADFTKAEELLSFADKISPEICLLKTHIDILEDFSPYVTETLKRLSEKKQFLIFEDRKFADIGNTVLQQYQGGIYKIAEWADITNAHIVPGPGIIAGLKEVGLPRKRGLLLLAEMSSEGTLAQGGYTTRAVEMAKRHDDFVIGFISMRKLSDDPRMIHMTPGVQRGASKDALGQQYQTPENVINAGSDIIIVGRGITAAKDPLIEAVQYKNEAWKAYASRR; encoded by the coding sequence ATGAAACCACTTTCATACGGAGAGAGAGGCAACCTCTGCCAGAATCCTACCGCAAAAAAACTCTTTCGCATCATGGAAGAGAAGCGCACGAATCTATGTGTTTCTGCAGACTTTACAAAAGCGGAAGAGCTATTGAGCTTCGCAGACAAGATCTCCCCTGAGATCTGCCTTCTAAAAACGCATATCGACATCCTAGAAGACTTCTCTCCATACGTTACAGAAACGCTCAAACGGCTATCAGAAAAGAAGCAGTTTCTCATCTTTGAAGATCGCAAGTTTGCAGACATTGGAAACACCGTCCTTCAGCAGTACCAGGGGGGAATTTATAAGATTGCCGAGTGGGCGGACATCACCAATGCGCATATCGTTCCGGGACCTGGGATTATCGCCGGATTGAAAGAGGTAGGACTCCCTAGAAAACGAGGACTCCTTCTCTTAGCAGAGATGAGCTCTGAGGGGACTTTAGCTCAAGGAGGCTATACGACAAGAGCTGTAGAGATGGCTAAACGTCACGACGATTTTGTCATCGGATTCATCAGCATGCGCAAGCTCAGCGACGACCCTCGAATGATTCACATGACGCCCGGAGTTCAGAGGGGCGCTTCAAAAGACGCCCTCGGCCAGCAGTATCAGACGCCCGAAAATGTGATTAATGCAGGCAGCGACATCATCATCGTCGGCAGAGGAATTACTGCCGCAAAAGACCCCCTTATCGAAGCCGTTCAATATAAAAATGAAGCGTGGAAGGCGTATGCCTCACGCAGATAG
- a CDS encoding glycosyltransferase family 2 protein produces the protein MPHADSSPFISIVILNWNGKRDTLACLESVAKIDYPRFETILVDNGSTDDSVKAVREKFPGVTLLETGANLGFAGGNNVGIAHALKTGADAILLLNNDTEVDPGLLKAFAAQLKNQPEAGILGATIYLFDERERLDHLGGNWNKKRAAFDFIGHRERVTNQVKTLALDYVCGAALLARREVFEKVGELEPLFFLIWEEADFCMRAKRAGFLSMTCPDAQIWHKVSASFVGGKRHTTYFWWRNRLLWIERNCSRMEILSLYLRVLLPEISHLLKLRLLKGLQLHCLGFLQSPEKKAEKRQKLTQYRAALRGISDYLLRRFGSAPPWIFQK, from the coding sequence ATGCCTCACGCAGATAGCAGCCCCTTTATCTCCATCGTAATTTTAAACTGGAACGGCAAGAGGGATACCCTTGCTTGTCTAGAGTCGGTTGCAAAAATTGATTACCCGCGTTTTGAGACGATCCTCGTAGACAATGGTTCAACAGACGACTCTGTGAAAGCGGTCCGCGAAAAATTTCCTGGAGTTACACTTCTTGAGACGGGAGCAAATCTCGGATTTGCCGGAGGAAACAATGTGGGAATTGCGCATGCGCTTAAAACTGGCGCAGATGCCATTCTTCTCCTTAACAATGATACCGAAGTTGATCCCGGCCTTTTGAAAGCCTTTGCGGCGCAACTCAAAAACCAGCCCGAGGCAGGGATTCTGGGGGCTACGATCTACCTCTTCGATGAGAGGGAAAGACTCGACCATCTCGGTGGCAATTGGAACAAAAAGAGAGCCGCCTTTGATTTTATCGGCCACAGAGAACGCGTTACAAACCAAGTTAAGACCCTGGCTCTCGACTACGTCTGCGGCGCAGCTCTTCTCGCTAGAAGAGAGGTTTTTGAAAAGGTCGGAGAGCTCGAGCCCCTCTTTTTTCTCATCTGGGAAGAGGCCGACTTCTGCATGAGAGCAAAGCGCGCTGGCTTCCTCTCGATGACCTGTCCCGATGCGCAAATCTGGCATAAGGTCTCCGCCTCTTTTGTGGGAGGCAAGCGCCACACCACCTACTTCTGGTGGAGAAACCGTCTCTTATGGATTGAAAGAAACTGCTCGCGCATGGAGATCCTCTCTCTCTACTTGCGCGTTCTTCTTCCCGAAATTTCTCACCTTCTAAAATTGCGCCTCTTGAAAGGCCTTCAGCTCCACTGCTTAGGCTTTCTTCAATCCCCAGAAAAAAAGGCCGAAAAACGCCAAAAGCTCACTCAATACCGAGCCGCCCTCCGCGGCATCTCCGACTATCTCCTCCGCCGCTTCGGCAGCGCCCCCCCTTGGATCTTCCAAAAATAA